In Deinococcus psychrotolerans, a genomic segment contains:
- a CDS encoding transcriptional regulator, with product MFNPPTVEDLQETRRANEKLVLAALDSKPEWVETELAKTTSLALSHLRAALASLLDQGRVRRLPGTGTRAVYGLADPGLADVPATPLTADAKKIRDYLEGRADSALHMADQLRMTREDIMVALSLLNAHKQITCTFVGSLVVFRLREAQALIDQKDNKKKQVA from the coding sequence ATGTTTAACCCACCTACCGTCGAAGACCTGCAAGAAACCCGCCGCGCCAACGAAAAACTGGTGCTGGCTGCGCTGGACAGCAAACCAGAGTGGGTCGAGACGGAACTCGCCAAAACCACCAGCTTGGCGCTCTCGCACCTACGTGCGGCGCTGGCCAGCTTGCTCGACCAAGGCCGGGTGCGCCGCTTGCCCGGTACCGGTACCCGCGCCGTGTACGGTCTGGCCGATCCGGGCCTCGCCGACGTGCCCGCCACCCCGCTGACGGCGGACGCCAAGAAAATCCGCGACTACCTCGAAGGCCGCGCCGACAGCGCCCTGCACATGGCCGATCAGCTCCGCATGACCCGCGAAGACATCATGGTGGCCCTGAGCTTGCTCAACGCCCACAAGCAGATCACCTGCACCTTTGTCGGCAGTCTGGTGGTCTTCCGCCTGCGCGAGGCTCAGGCCCTGATCGACCAAAAAGACAACAAGAAAAAGCAAGTGGCCTAA